A part of Thermococcus sp. SY098 genomic DNA contains:
- a CDS encoding 30S ribosomal protein S27e, translating to MALPKGLIPMPRSRFLRVKCIDCGNEQIVFSNPATKVRCLVCGATLVEPTGGKGIIKAKILEVLE from the coding sequence ATGGCGCTTCCAAAGGGCTTAATCCCAATGCCAAGATCAAGGTTCCTTAGGGTTAAGTGCATTGACTGCGGCAACGAGCAGATTGTCTTCAGCAATCCGGCGACAAAAGTGAGATGCTTGGTTTGTGGTGCCACTCTCGTTGAGCCAACGGGCGGTAAGGGAATTATAAAAGCCAAGATATTAGAGGTTCTTGAGTGA
- a CDS encoding translation initiation factor IF-2 subunit alpha — MPRRAREFPEEGEFVIATVKSIHPYGAFLTLDEYPGKEGFMHISEVASTWVKNIRDYLKEGQKVVAKVIRVDPRKGHIDLSLKRVTQQQRKAKIQEFKRAQKAENLLKMAAEKIGKDFEDAWREVWVPLEEEYGEVYAAFEDAAQNGIEVLKDLVPEEWLPVLEEIIKSYVEIPTVTIDAEFEITVPKPNGIEIIKEALIRARDRANKEKDIEVKFTYQGAPRYRIDITAPDYYKAEEVLEDIAEEILRVIKKAGGEATLIRKEKRIKKIKRRGK; from the coding sequence ATGCCAAGGAGAGCAAGAGAATTTCCTGAAGAGGGGGAGTTTGTGATTGCAACCGTTAAGAGCATCCATCCTTACGGAGCATTCCTCACGCTTGACGAGTATCCAGGAAAGGAGGGTTTTATGCATATAAGTGAAGTTGCATCAACTTGGGTGAAAAACATAAGGGACTACCTAAAAGAGGGGCAGAAGGTTGTTGCGAAGGTTATAAGAGTCGATCCGAGAAAGGGGCATATCGACTTAAGCCTGAAGCGTGTGACCCAGCAACAGAGAAAGGCTAAGATTCAGGAATTCAAGAGAGCCCAAAAGGCTGAAAACCTCTTAAAAATGGCAGCTGAAAAGATCGGTAAAGACTTTGAAGATGCATGGAGAGAAGTGTGGGTGCCACTTGAGGAAGAATATGGGGAAGTTTATGCAGCTTTTGAAGACGCTGCTCAAAATGGGATTGAAGTGCTCAAAGACCTTGTGCCCGAGGAGTGGCTTCCAGTTCTTGAGGAGATAATCAAGAGCTATGTTGAAATCCCGACTGTTACAATTGATGCTGAATTTGAAATCACAGTTCCAAAGCCGAACGGCATTGAAATAATTAAGGAAGCATTGATAAGAGCAAGAGATAGGGCAAACAAAGAAAAGGATATTGAAGTCAAGTTCACCTATCAGGGAGCACCCCGCTATAGAATCGACATCACCGCGCCTGATTATTACAAAGCCGAGGAAGTTCTTGAGGATATAGCAGAGGAGATACTGAGAGTTATCAAAAAGGCGGGTGGAGAGGCGACACTGATTAGAAAGGAGAAGAGGATTAAGAAAATTAAGAGGAGAGGCAAATGA
- a CDS encoding RNA-protein complex protein Nop10: MRFRIRKCPKCGRYTLKETCPACGEKTKVAHPPRFSPEDPYGEYRRKLKRELLGIGRRPE; this comes from the coding sequence ATGAGGTTCCGCATAAGGAAATGTCCCAAATGCGGGAGGTATACCCTAAAAGAGACATGTCCAGCATGTGGTGAAAAGACTAAGGTAGCCCATCCTCCGAGGTTTTCACCTGAGGATCCGTATGGAGAGTACAGGAGAAAGCTTAAGAGGGAGCTTTTAGGTATTGGGAGGCGCCCAGAATGA
- a CDS encoding proteasome assembly chaperone family protein — protein sequence MKETVVVVYEKPEIYDPIFIEGLPGIGLVGKLAAEHLIQELNAKKFAELYSPHFMHQVLIKKDSTVDLMKNEFYYWKSPDEEHRDLIIITGDTQVPPTDSYGHFEVVGKMLDFVEQFGTREIITMGGYQVPELQGEPKVLASFTDLETKERYKQILGDMVVFREDEGGAIVGAAGLLLGIGKLRGMRGACFLGESLGYIVDAKAAKSVLTVVAKVLNLEIDMTALEERAKETEEILRKVQEMQRAMFEQQLPQPSHEEEDRGYL from the coding sequence ATGAAAGAAACTGTTGTAGTTGTGTATGAAAAACCTGAAATCTACGATCCAATCTTTATTGAAGGTCTGCCCGGAATAGGACTGGTTGGAAAACTTGCAGCTGAGCATCTAATTCAGGAGCTCAACGCTAAAAAGTTTGCCGAGCTTTATTCACCCCACTTCATGCATCAAGTATTAATCAAGAAAGATTCAACCGTTGATCTTATGAAAAACGAGTTCTACTACTGGAAGAGCCCAGATGAAGAGCACAGAGATTTAATAATAATCACAGGGGACACACAAGTCCCTCCAACAGACAGCTATGGTCACTTTGAAGTGGTCGGTAAGATGCTTGACTTTGTTGAGCAGTTTGGCACAAGGGAGATAATAACAATGGGCGGCTATCAGGTCCCGGAGCTTCAGGGTGAGCCTAAGGTTTTGGCATCATTCACTGATTTAGAGACGAAGGAGAGATATAAGCAGATTCTTGGCGACATGGTGGTATTCAGAGAAGATGAAGGAGGAGCAATTGTCGGAGCAGCCGGACTTCTGCTTGGGATAGGAAAGCTTAGGGGAATGAGAGGGGCATGCTTCCTTGGCGAGAGTCTTGGATACATAGTCGATGCTAAAGCAGCTAAGTCAGTGTTGACAGTTGTAGCAAAGGTCCTTAACCTCGAAATTGACATGACTGCACTTGAGGAGAGAGCAAAAGAAACTGAGGAAATTCTTAGGAAAGTACAGGAAATGCAGAGGGCAATGTTTGAACAACAGCTGCCCCAACCAAGTCATGAGGAGGAAGACAGGGGGTATCTCTGA
- a CDS encoding 50S ribosomal protein L44e → MKYPKQIRTYCPFCKKHTIHKVEKVKKRPRSELSAGQRRFRRILKGYKGFPRPKPEGREKPVKKLDLRFRCTVCGKAHTRGQGFRVKKFELVEV, encoded by the coding sequence ATGAAGTATCCAAAGCAAATAAGGACTTACTGTCCGTTCTGTAAGAAGCACACCATTCACAAGGTCGAGAAAGTAAAGAAGAGACCAAGGAGTGAGCTTAGTGCAGGTCAGAGAAGATTCAGGAGAATACTCAAGGGTTACAAAGGTTTTCCAAGACCAAAGCCAGAGGGCAGGGAAAAGCCAGTTAAAAAGCTTGACTTAAGGTTTAGATGCACTGTCTGTGGAAAGGCTCACACGAGAGGACAAGGCTTCAGGGTAAAGAAGTTTGAGCTTGTGGAGGTGTGA